AATTACTAGAAGTATTAACGCTTGGTATCTATGGATAACTGCAGATACTCTATATATTCCTTTATTTATCTATAAAGGTGCTGGAATTACTGCAATTCAATATACCATATTTTTAACTCTTGTATGCTTTACACTAAGAAAATGGCAAATTATATTGAAGGAACAAGAAAATATTAAAGTCCCTAATTGATAACATTTACCAAATAAGCGAGTAATAAAATGCCTAAAAATGCTCTAGTTGTTGTTGATGTTCAAAATTATTTTGTAAATGAACATACTAAAATTTTACCTAAAAAAATTAGAAAACTTATACAAACTACTGATTTTGATTATATTGTTTTTAGTAAATATGTAAATAATTTAAAAAGTAATCATTACAAAATACTCAAGTGGCATGAATGCCAAGAATCTCCTGATATTGACATTCATGCAGAACTTTTAGAATTTACCAATAGTAAAAATGTTTTTGAGAAAAACAGTTATTCAATATTTAAATCTACAATGTTAGATTTTTTTAAAGAAAAAAATATTAATAAAATCTATCTAGCTGGTATAGATATTGATGCTTGTGTTTTAGCTTCAGCATTTGATGGTTTTGATTTAGGTTATGATATTGAAATTTTGAAAGATTTTTGTTTAAGTCATTTTGGAAAAGGATTTAAAGGCTCTGCTCTTAAAATTATGCAAAAGAATTTGGTCTATCGATAAGATTTATTTGTGTAATATTTTTATTATATTACATTAAGCATAGAAATTAGTGCTAGTTCCACCGATACCTCTTGGCTGGTTATTTTGAAAACCTTCCTGAGGGCCATCCATCA
This Francisella opportunistica DNA region includes the following protein-coding sequences:
- a CDS encoding isochorismatase family cysteine hydrolase, with amino-acid sequence MPKNALVVVDVQNYFVNEHTKILPKKIRKLIQTTDFDYIVFSKYVNNLKSNHYKILKWHECQESPDIDIHAELLEFTNSKNVFEKNSYSIFKSTMLDFFKEKNINKIYLAGIDIDACVLASAFDGFDLGYDIEILKDFCLSHFGKGFKGSALKIMQKNLVYR